One segment of Bradyrhizobium sp. CB2312 DNA contains the following:
- a CDS encoding (2Fe-2S)-binding protein, protein MSTVKLTVNGKAVAVDVEDRTLLVHLLRDHLNLTGTHVGCDTSQCGACVVHMDGRAVKSCTMLAGQADGANVTTIEGIAKGDELHPMQAAFRDNHGLQCGYCTPGMIMSAIDIVHRHGGQLDEATVRQELEGNICRCTGYHNIVKAVLDAAGRMKVSQAAE, encoded by the coding sequence GTGTCTACAGTCAAACTGACGGTGAACGGCAAGGCCGTCGCCGTCGACGTCGAGGATCGCACGCTGCTGGTCCATCTGCTGCGCGATCACCTCAATCTCACGGGAACCCATGTCGGCTGCGACACCAGCCAATGCGGCGCCTGCGTCGTCCACATGGACGGCCGTGCGGTGAAGTCCTGCACCATGCTGGCGGGCCAGGCTGACGGCGCCAACGTCACCACCATCGAAGGCATCGCCAAGGGTGACGAGCTGCACCCGATGCAGGCCGCCTTCCGCGACAATCACGGCCTGCAGTGCGGCTATTGTACGCCGGGCATGATCATGTCGGCGATCGACATCGTGCACCGCCATGGCGGTCAGCTCGACGAGGCCACAGTCCGCCAAGAGCTCGAAGGCAATATCTGCCGCTGCACCGGCTACCACAACATCGTCAAGGCCGTGCTGGATGCAGCCGGACGCATGAAGGTCTCGCAGGCGGCCGAGTAA
- a CDS encoding xanthine dehydrogenase family protein molybdopterin-binding subunit, giving the protein MGVEGIGARVVRKEDKRFITGKGRYVDDIKLTGMTHAHFIRSPHAHAKVKKIDSSAALKMPGVVAVLTGQQLVDDKVGNLICGWAITSKDGSPMKMGAWPAMAPETVRFVGQAVAVVIADSKNLARDAAESVVVDYEELPAVADMQSAIKAGAPQLHPEAPGNQVYDWVIGDEGAVSAAFSKAANVVKLDVTNNRLAPNAMEPRAAIADYDAAEEHFTLYTTSQNPHVARLVLSAFYNIAPEHKLRVIAPDVGGGFGSKIFIYPEEMVALWASKKVGRPVKWTGDRTEAFLTDAHGRDHVTHAEMAFDANNKIIGLKVKTYANFGAYMSLFSSSVPTYLYATLLSGQYNIPAIHAEVIGVYTNTTPVDAYRGAGRPEASYLIERLMETAARQLKVDPAQLRRTNFITQFPHQTPVIMAYDTGDFNASLDAAMKAIDYAGFAARKAQAKSQGKLRGIGVSCYIEACGIAPSKAVGSLGAGVGLWESAEVRVNPVGTIEILTGSHSHGQGHETTFCQLVADRLGVPISQVSIVHGDTDKVQFGMGTYGSRSAAVGLTAILKAMEKMESKAKKIAAHALEASEADIVIENGEFKVTGTDKAIAFPMVALAAYTAHNLPDGMEPGLKESAFYDPTNFTFPAGTYICELEVDPGTGKTSFVNFVAADDFGRLINPMIVEGQVHGGLVQGIGQALLEHAIYDANGQPVTASFMDYAMPRADDVPSFNLSHTTTLCPGNPLGIKGCGEAGAIGASAAVINAITDAIGKNNLEMPATPDRVWRTIHAA; this is encoded by the coding sequence ATGGGTGTTGAAGGCATCGGCGCGCGCGTCGTGCGCAAGGAAGACAAGCGTTTCATTACCGGCAAGGGCCGGTACGTGGACGACATCAAGCTCACGGGCATGACCCATGCCCATTTCATCAGAAGCCCGCACGCGCACGCCAAGGTGAAGAAGATCGACTCGTCCGCCGCGCTGAAGATGCCGGGCGTGGTCGCGGTGCTCACCGGACAGCAGCTGGTCGACGACAAGGTCGGCAACCTCATCTGCGGCTGGGCCATCACCTCCAAGGACGGCAGCCCGATGAAGATGGGCGCATGGCCGGCGATGGCGCCGGAGACGGTGCGCTTCGTCGGGCAGGCCGTCGCGGTCGTGATCGCCGACAGCAAGAATCTGGCACGCGATGCGGCCGAATCCGTCGTCGTGGATTATGAAGAGCTGCCCGCCGTCGCCGACATGCAGTCGGCCATCAAGGCTGGCGCGCCGCAGCTTCACCCCGAAGCTCCCGGCAACCAGGTCTATGACTGGGTGATCGGCGACGAGGGCGCGGTGAGCGCCGCCTTCTCGAAGGCTGCCAATGTCGTCAAGCTCGACGTCACCAACAACCGCCTCGCTCCGAACGCGATGGAGCCGCGCGCGGCGATCGCCGATTACGATGCGGCGGAAGAGCACTTCACCCTTTATACGACCTCGCAGAACCCGCACGTCGCCCGCCTCGTGCTGTCGGCGTTCTACAACATCGCCCCCGAGCACAAGCTGCGCGTGATCGCCCCCGACGTCGGCGGCGGCTTCGGCTCGAAAATCTTCATCTATCCGGAAGAGATGGTGGCGCTGTGGGCCTCGAAGAAGGTCGGCCGTCCCGTGAAATGGACCGGCGACCGCACCGAGGCCTTCCTCACCGACGCGCATGGCCGCGACCACGTCACCCATGCCGAGATGGCGTTCGACGCCAACAACAAGATCATCGGCTTGAAGGTGAAGACCTACGCCAATTTCGGCGCCTACATGTCGCTGTTCTCCTCGTCAGTGCCGACCTATCTCTACGCGACGCTGCTGTCGGGCCAGTACAACATCCCGGCGATCCATGCCGAGGTGATCGGCGTCTACACCAACACCACGCCTGTTGACGCGTATCGCGGCGCGGGCCGGCCCGAAGCGAGCTATCTGATCGAGCGGCTGATGGAGACGGCGGCGCGGCAGCTCAAGGTCGATCCGGCCCAGCTGCGCCGGACCAACTTCATCACCCAGTTCCCGCACCAGACGCCGGTGATCATGGCCTATGATACCGGCGACTTTAACGCCTCGCTCGATGCGGCGATGAAGGCGATCGACTATGCCGGCTTCGCCGCGCGCAAGGCGCAAGCGAAGTCACAAGGCAAGCTGCGCGGCATCGGCGTGTCCTGCTACATCGAGGCCTGCGGCATCGCACCGTCGAAGGCGGTCGGCAGCCTGGGCGCCGGCGTCGGCCTGTGGGAATCGGCCGAGGTGCGCGTCAACCCGGTCGGCACCATCGAGATCCTCACGGGATCGCACAGCCACGGCCAGGGTCATGAGACGACGTTCTGCCAGCTCGTCGCCGATCGCCTCGGCGTTCCCATCAGCCAGGTCTCGATCGTCCATGGCGACACCGACAAGGTGCAGTTCGGCATGGGCACCTACGGCTCGCGTTCGGCGGCCGTGGGCCTCACCGCGATCCTGAAGGCCATGGAGAAGATGGAATCCAAGGCCAAGAAGATCGCCGCGCATGCGCTGGAGGCGTCGGAAGCCGACATCGTCATCGAGAACGGCGAGTTCAAGGTGACCGGCACCGACAAGGCGATCGCCTTCCCGATGGTCGCACTCGCGGCCTACACCGCGCACAACCTGCCTGACGGGATGGAGCCGGGCCTGAAGGAAAGCGCCTTCTACGATCCGACCAACTTCACCTTCCCGGCGGGCACCTATATCTGCGAGCTCGAGGTCGATCCCGGCACCGGCAAGACCTCCTTCGTCAACTTCGTCGCGGCCGACGATTTCGGCCGGCTGATCAATCCGATGATCGTCGAGGGCCAGGTCCATGGCGGCCTGGTTCAAGGCATCGGGCAGGCATTGCTGGAGCACGCGATCTACGATGCCAACGGCCAGCCGGTGACGGCCTCGTTCATGGACTACGCAATGCCGCGCGCCGACGATGTGCCCTCGTTCAACCTCTCCCACACCACGACGCTGTGCCCGGGCAATCCGCTGGGCATCAAGGGTTGCGGTGAGGCCGGCGCGATCGGCGCGTCGGCGGCCGTGATCAACGCGATCACGGATGCGATCGGCAAGAACAATCTGGAAATGCCCGCAACCCCTGATCGGGTGTGGCGCACGATCCACGCGGCTTAA
- a CDS encoding HAMP domain-containing methyl-accepting chemotaxis protein yields MSGRIASPSKRTIFPTLRFRAKIILGFAAVLVISAGSMAFSYFGFERVSSGVGSYRSSVSEADLARNIDRELLGYRSAVKYFVVTGKEDDAKTALDAEASLKNAIDQAVKGAKTPARQESLSKLAKEFSNFSATFAKVLQAKRDSALLVQNQLTRQANLLKYKLDDIGNNASDSEAQAIEFGTKQVNAQFQTASAAATNFVLTSDQAIATSALARLKFVENSLGAVYSMDDKIVAGLKDAKTILVAYREALEKLIANAKMVDDLVTEMSGSAGAILQGATAMKADLVAEQQRLDSESEATIGKTEQLVLMLAVGGTLLGAVLAFLLGTGISRPMIAMCKAMRELASGNFDVVLPGLGRKDEIGEMAGAVEEFKVQAVAKAERDAAASEAQNREQATARRSELIRFADDFESAVGAIVSNVSSSAVQLESAASTLTRTAETTQTLSSQVAGVSEQASSNMQSVATATEELSASVEEIGRQVRDSSRIAEAAVVQAKETDGRIGKLSHAAQQIGEVVKLITAIAEQTNLLALNATIEAARAGEAGRGFAVVASEVKSLASQTAKATDEISSHIAGMQGATAESVAAIKEIGATIGQISSISTSIASAVEQQGAATQEIARSVQTVAQGTQTAATDIGQVNRGAAETGSASEEVLNSAKSLSSESTRLRAELDRFMVNIRAA; encoded by the coding sequence ATGTCCGGGCGTATCGCGTCGCCGTCGAAGCGTACAATATTTCCGACCCTCAGGTTCCGCGCCAAGATCATCCTCGGCTTCGCCGCGGTGCTGGTGATCTCCGCCGGCAGCATGGCCTTCTCCTATTTCGGCTTCGAGCGGGTGTCGTCCGGCGTCGGGTCCTATCGCAGCAGCGTTTCCGAGGCGGATCTTGCCCGTAACATCGACCGCGAGCTGCTGGGCTACCGTTCGGCCGTCAAATATTTCGTCGTTACCGGCAAGGAAGATGACGCCAAGACGGCGCTGGATGCCGAGGCCAGTCTGAAGAATGCCATCGACCAGGCCGTCAAGGGTGCCAAGACGCCGGCGCGGCAGGAGAGCCTTTCCAAGCTCGCCAAGGAGTTTTCGAATTTCTCCGCGACCTTCGCCAAGGTGCTCCAGGCCAAGCGGGACAGCGCGCTCTTGGTGCAGAACCAGCTCACACGCCAGGCTAATCTGCTGAAGTACAAGCTCGACGACATCGGCAACAATGCCTCCGATTCCGAGGCGCAGGCGATCGAGTTCGGCACCAAGCAGGTCAACGCCCAATTCCAGACCGCGAGCGCCGCGGCGACCAATTTCGTGCTGACGTCCGACCAGGCCATCGCGACCAGTGCGCTGGCGCGGCTGAAATTCGTCGAGAACTCGCTCGGCGCGGTCTATTCCATGGATGACAAGATCGTCGCCGGCCTGAAGGACGCCAAGACCATCCTCGTCGCCTATCGCGAAGCGCTGGAGAAGCTGATCGCCAACGCCAAGATGGTCGACGATCTCGTCACCGAGATGAGCGGCTCGGCCGGCGCGATCCTGCAAGGCGCCACCGCTATGAAGGCGGACCTCGTCGCCGAGCAGCAGCGGCTGGATTCGGAGTCTGAAGCGACCATCGGCAAGACCGAGCAGCTGGTGCTGATGCTGGCCGTCGGCGGCACGCTGCTGGGCGCGGTCCTCGCCTTCCTGCTCGGCACCGGCATCTCGCGGCCCATGATCGCGATGTGCAAGGCGATGCGCGAGCTTGCCTCGGGCAATTTCGACGTCGTGCTGCCGGGTCTCGGCCGCAAGGACGAGATCGGCGAGATGGCCGGCGCGGTCGAGGAATTCAAGGTTCAGGCCGTCGCCAAGGCCGAGCGCGACGCCGCCGCCAGCGAAGCCCAGAACAGGGAGCAGGCGACCGCACGCCGCTCCGAGCTGATCCGCTTTGCCGATGATTTCGAAAGCGCTGTCGGCGCCATCGTTTCCAACGTCTCCTCCTCTGCGGTGCAGCTGGAATCGGCGGCCTCTACGCTGACCCGCACCGCCGAGACCACGCAGACCCTGTCGAGCCAGGTCGCCGGCGTCTCCGAGCAGGCCTCCAGCAACATGCAGTCGGTCGCGACCGCGACCGAAGAGCTGTCGGCCTCGGTCGAGGAGATCGGCCGCCAGGTCCGCGATTCCAGCCGCATCGCTGAAGCCGCCGTGGTGCAGGCCAAGGAGACCGACGGCCGCATCGGCAAGCTCTCCCATGCCGCCCAGCAGATCGGCGAAGTCGTCAAGCTGATCACGGCGATCGCCGAGCAGACCAATCTTCTGGCTTTGAATGCGACGATCGAGGCAGCCCGCGCCGGCGAGGCCGGACGCGGCTTTGCGGTGGTTGCCAGCGAAGTGAAGTCGCTGGCGAGCCAGACCGCGAAAGCCACCGACGAGATTTCATCGCACATTGCGGGCATGCAGGGCGCCACCGCCGAATCGGTCGCCGCGATCAAGGAGATCGGCGCGACCATCGGCCAGATCTCGTCGATCTCGACCTCGATCGCGAGCGCGGTGGAGCAGCAGGGCGCGGCGACGCAGGAGATTGCCCGCAGCGTCCAGACCGTCGCGCAAGGCACCCAGACCGCGGCCACCGATATCGGCCAGGTCAACCGCGGCGCCGCCGAGACCGGCTCGGCCTCGGAAGAGGTGCTGAACTCGGCCAAATCGCTCTCCAGCGAAAGCACGCGCCTGCGCGCCGAGCTCGACCGCTTCATGGTGAACATCCGCGCGGCGTGA